The following proteins are co-located in the Sphingomonas donggukensis genome:
- the uxaC gene encoding glucuronate isomerase — translation MRPLILHPDRLFPADPRTRDIARALYAEVALLPIVSPHGHTDPAWFATDANWSNASELLLAPDHYLYRMLYSHGVPLEALGVPAQGVAPATDPRESWRLFAEHYHLFRGTPSRLWLDHVFAEVFGFEIALEPATADRYFDTIGEKLASDAFRPRALFDRFGIEFLATTEGAHDSLDHHAAIRASGWGGRVVTTYRPDGVIDVEHEVFPRAMARFAELTSEDVWSWPGYLAAHRKRRADFRAAGATATDHGHPTAATANLSPAEAEALFRKITGGDWTPADAELFRAQMLTEMAAMSVEDGMVMQIHPGSFRNHNGGLFASHGRDKGADIPTRTDYVTALKPLLDRFGTSTELSIILFTLDESTYARELAPLAGHYPCLKLGPAWWFHDSPEGMRRFREMTTETAGFYNTVGFNDDTRAFLSIPARHDVARRVDCGFLARLVAEHRLEDWEAAELAHELTSGLVRRAYRI, via the coding sequence TTGCGCCCGCTGATCCTGCACCCCGACCGCCTGTTCCCCGCCGACCCGCGCACCCGCGACATCGCCCGCGCGCTCTATGCTGAGGTCGCGCTCCTGCCGATCGTCAGCCCGCACGGCCACACCGACCCGGCGTGGTTCGCGACCGACGCCAATTGGTCGAATGCGAGCGAGCTGCTGCTGGCGCCGGACCATTACCTCTACCGGATGCTCTATTCGCATGGGGTGCCGCTGGAGGCGCTGGGCGTGCCGGCGCAGGGAGTGGCCCCGGCGACCGATCCGCGGGAGAGCTGGCGGCTGTTCGCCGAACACTATCACCTGTTCCGCGGGACGCCATCGCGGCTGTGGCTCGACCATGTTTTTGCCGAGGTGTTCGGGTTCGAAATCGCGCTGGAGCCGGCCACCGCCGACCGGTATTTCGACACGATCGGAGAGAAGCTGGCGAGCGACGCGTTTCGCCCGCGCGCGCTGTTCGACCGGTTCGGGATCGAGTTCCTGGCAACGACCGAGGGTGCGCACGACAGCCTGGACCACCACGCCGCGATCCGCGCATCGGGCTGGGGTGGCCGGGTAGTCACGACCTATCGCCCCGATGGCGTGATCGATGTCGAGCACGAGGTGTTTCCCCGTGCGATGGCGCGCTTTGCCGAGTTGACCAGCGAGGATGTGTGGAGCTGGCCCGGCTACCTTGCCGCGCACCGCAAGCGCCGCGCCGATTTCCGCGCGGCGGGCGCCACCGCTACCGACCACGGCCACCCGACCGCTGCGACCGCGAACCTGTCGCCCGCCGAAGCCGAGGCGCTGTTCCGCAAGATTACCGGGGGCGACTGGACCCCCGCCGACGCCGAACTGTTCCGCGCGCAGATGCTGACCGAAATGGCGGCGATGAGCGTCGAGGACGGGATGGTCATGCAGATCCATCCCGGCAGTTTCCGCAACCACAATGGCGGGCTGTTCGCGAGCCACGGGCGCGACAAGGGCGCCGACATCCCGACCCGCACCGATTACGTCACCGCGCTGAAGCCGTTGCTCGACCGGTTCGGGACGTCGACCGAACTGTCGATCATCCTCTTCACGCTGGATGAATCGACCTATGCGCGCGAGCTGGCGCCGCTTGCCGGGCATTATCCGTGCCTGAAGCTAGGGCCGGCGTGGTGGTTCCATGACTCACCCGAGGGCATGCGCCGCTTCCGCGAGATGACGACGGAGACGGCAGGCTTCTACAACACGGTCGGTTTCAACGACGACACCCGCGCGTTCCTGTCGATCCCGGCGCGGCATGATGTGGCGCGGCGGGTGGACTGCGGGTTCCTCGCGCGGCTGGTGGCGGAGCACCGGCTGGAGGATTGGGAAGCCGCCGAGCTGGCGCACGAGCTGACCAGCGGACTGGTGCGGAGGGCGTACCGGATTTGA
- a CDS encoding transglutaminase family protein, which yields MHYAIRHITRFDYAKQVSFARCNLRLKPILWSGQTLESYDLTITPAGATWPARAQAGLANVTRLVIDSPAKSLVITSTARMTVDRPIPVPSPGDPTLAEIARLARASRDMGPASPAAYLFPSPRIALDPVIAAWCAQELDPARGCLEAAFALARRIQTEFDFDSAATLVDTPPREAFDAKRGVCQDFAQIMISGLRAAGLPAAYASGYLRTLPPPGQSRLVGADATHAWVLLWCGETLGWVGVDPTNGIWMARDHIIMAIGRDYADIAPIDGVVLGSGAQKLSVSVDVEPLGE from the coding sequence ATGCACTATGCCATCCGGCACATCACGCGGTTCGACTATGCCAAGCAGGTGTCGTTCGCGCGGTGCAATCTGCGGCTGAAACCTATTCTGTGGTCGGGGCAGACGCTGGAAAGCTACGACCTGACCATCACGCCGGCGGGTGCGACGTGGCCGGCGCGGGCGCAGGCTGGGCTGGCCAACGTCACGCGGCTGGTGATCGACAGCCCTGCCAAAAGCCTGGTCATCACCAGCACCGCGCGCATGACCGTCGACCGCCCGATCCCGGTGCCGTCGCCCGGCGACCCGACGCTGGCCGAGATCGCGCGTCTCGCTCGCGCGAGCCGCGACATGGGGCCGGCGAGCCCGGCGGCATATCTGTTCCCCAGCCCGCGCATCGCACTCGATCCCGTTATCGCCGCGTGGTGCGCGCAGGAACTCGATCCGGCGCGCGGGTGCCTGGAGGCGGCGTTCGCGCTCGCCCGGCGGATCCAGACCGAATTCGACTTCGACTCCGCCGCGACCCTGGTCGACACCCCGCCGCGCGAGGCGTTCGATGCGAAGCGCGGCGTGTGTCAGGATTTCGCGCAGATCATGATCTCCGGCCTGCGCGCCGCCGGGCTGCCCGCGGCCTATGCCTCGGGTTACCTGCGCACGTTGCCGCCGCCGGGCCAGTCGCGGCTGGTGGGGGCGGATGCGACGCATGCGTGGGTGCTGCTGTGGTGTGGCGAGACGCTGGGCTGGGTCGGGGTCGATCCGACCAACGGCATCTGGATGGCGCGCGACCATATCATCATGGCGATCGGGCGCGATTATGCCGACATCGCGCCGATCGACGGCGTGGTGCTGGGATCTGGGGCGCAGAAATTGAGCGTGTCGGTGGACGTCGAGCCGCTGGGCGAGTGA
- a CDS encoding circularly permuted type 2 ATP-grasp protein — protein MASIAQPTGLFDAATIAERWLSDYCGTRAHADVLCTARGVDRDAWRIVLEELAAVGGEALDDTRERAQRHAGDIGTGFRVAGEHAERPWPLSPVPLLIGADEWRHIETGVAQRAELLETIVADVYGPGRLVANGYLPATLVTGSAQFLRPMVGLAPPGGYHLHFYSVDLCRGPAGDWRVLGDGVRAPVGAGYALENRLSVARTLGGLQSRLNIERHAPFFAAFREGLAAVCRRAEPRIGLLTPGKWNASYAEQAHLARYLGFLLVEGADLTVLEDRLYVRTIAGLKRIDALWRRVDPRYLDPLAFDSTSQIGVAGLVDAMAAGNVVLSSSPGAGVVENAAINAFLPGLATRLTGETLRLPNVATWWCGGETQCDYVRENLDRMVIAPAFDDAPLGLPGGKPVLGSDLTPEERGILLADIERRPQDYVGQEVVRLSTMPVIAEDRLTPRPFTVRVFAARDAEGKWTVLPGGFARIGEHADVRAAVMGTGMWSADVCIHGAEAVAPVSLLPPTDSVHLRRNPGTLPSRVADNLFWLGRYLERGEALLSAVRVLLGHSIGADTGAALSPETLWRLIGLIVAAGAAPAPQSTRRAELTAFARTALEAESGQSVRMLNRRAREIGGVSRDRLAADMIKLLDAPFPTRGHMLERAGSLQRRYAALAGLSAEHMGRTDGWRFHDMGRRVERATTLAAAIRALGGESASADDLSTLLDLANSQISYRQRYLTGIARVPVIDLVALDPGNPRGLAFQVAAIGEHLAALPVLGDDGIAEAQQAQATALAAVIATTRAVEIDDTVLRDVEARLALVSNAVSRRYFLQGAEPLRAAGLTLA, from the coding sequence GTGGCGAGCATAGCGCAACCGACAGGGCTGTTCGACGCGGCGACCATCGCCGAGCGGTGGCTGTCCGACTATTGCGGCACGCGCGCGCATGCCGACGTGCTGTGTACGGCGCGCGGGGTCGACCGCGATGCGTGGCGGATCGTGCTGGAGGAGCTGGCCGCGGTCGGCGGCGAGGCGCTGGACGACACCCGCGAACGGGCGCAACGCCATGCCGGCGACATCGGCACCGGTTTCCGCGTGGCGGGCGAACATGCCGAGCGCCCGTGGCCGCTGTCCCCGGTGCCGCTGCTGATCGGCGCCGACGAATGGCGGCATATCGAGACGGGCGTGGCGCAGCGTGCCGAGCTGCTGGAGACGATCGTCGCCGACGTCTATGGCCCCGGACGGCTGGTCGCGAACGGGTATCTGCCCGCGACGCTCGTCACCGGCAGCGCGCAGTTCCTGCGGCCGATGGTCGGGCTGGCGCCGCCGGGTGGCTATCACCTGCATTTCTATTCGGTCGATTTGTGCCGCGGGCCGGCGGGGGACTGGCGCGTGCTGGGCGACGGCGTGCGCGCGCCGGTCGGGGCGGGCTATGCGCTGGAGAACCGGCTCTCGGTGGCACGGACCTTGGGCGGCTTGCAATCGCGGCTGAATATCGAGCGGCACGCGCCGTTCTTCGCGGCGTTCCGCGAGGGGCTGGCCGCAGTGTGCCGCCGCGCCGAGCCGCGCATCGGCCTGCTTACGCCGGGCAAGTGGAACGCGAGCTATGCCGAGCAGGCGCATCTGGCGCGCTACCTGGGCTTCCTGCTGGTCGAGGGCGCCGACCTGACCGTGCTCGAGGATCGGCTGTACGTGCGGACGATCGCCGGCCTGAAGCGGATCGACGCGCTGTGGCGGCGGGTCGACCCCCGCTACCTCGACCCGCTGGCGTTCGATTCGACCTCGCAGATCGGGGTCGCGGGCCTCGTCGATGCGATGGCGGCGGGCAATGTCGTGCTGTCGTCGTCGCCGGGGGCGGGCGTGGTCGAGAATGCCGCGATCAACGCGTTCCTGCCGGGGCTCGCCACGCGGCTGACCGGCGAGACGCTGCGCCTGCCCAACGTCGCGACATGGTGGTGCGGGGGTGAGACGCAGTGCGATTACGTGCGCGAGAACCTCGACCGCATGGTGATCGCGCCGGCGTTCGACGACGCGCCGCTGGGGCTGCCGGGGGGCAAGCCGGTGCTGGGCAGCGACCTGACGCCCGAGGAGCGCGGCATCCTGCTCGCCGATATCGAGCGGCGTCCGCAGGATTATGTCGGGCAGGAAGTGGTGCGCCTGTCGACGATGCCGGTGATCGCCGAGGACCGACTGACGCCGCGCCCCTTTACCGTGCGGGTGTTCGCGGCGCGCGATGCGGAGGGCAAGTGGACCGTGCTGCCGGGCGGCTTCGCGCGGATCGGCGAACATGCCGACGTGCGTGCCGCGGTGATGGGTACGGGCATGTGGTCCGCCGACGTGTGCATCCACGGGGCCGAGGCGGTGGCGCCGGTGTCGCTGCTGCCGCCGACCGACAGCGTCCACCTGCGCCGCAATCCGGGGACGTTGCCGAGCCGGGTGGCCGACAATCTGTTCTGGCTGGGCCGCTATCTGGAGCGCGGCGAAGCGTTGTTGAGCGCGGTGCGTGTGCTGCTGGGCCATTCGATCGGCGCGGACACGGGCGCGGCGCTGTCGCCCGAGACATTGTGGCGGCTGATCGGGCTGATCGTGGCGGCAGGCGCGGCGCCGGCGCCGCAGTCGACGAGGCGCGCCGAACTGACCGCGTTCGCGCGCACCGCGCTCGAGGCCGAGAGCGGGCAGAGCGTGCGGATGCTCAATCGCCGCGCGCGGGAGATCGGCGGCGTATCGCGCGACCGGCTGGCCGCCGATATGATAAAATTGCTCGACGCGCCGTTCCCGACGCGGGGGCACATGCTGGAACGCGCAGGCTCGCTCCAGCGGCGGTACGCGGCGCTCGCCGGGCTGTCGGCGGAGCATATGGGCCGCACCGACGGCTGGCGGTTCCACGACATGGGGCGGCGGGTCGAGCGGGCGACGACGCTGGCCGCGGCGATCCGGGCGCTGGGTGGCGAGAGTGCGAGCGCGGACGACCTGTCGACGTTGCTCGACCTCGCCAACAGCCAGATCAGCTATCGTCAGCGCTATCTGACCGGGATCGCGCGGGTGCCGGTGATCGACCTGGTGGCGCTCGATCCGGGCAACCCGCGCGGCCTCGCCTTCCAGGTCGCGGCGATCGGCGAGCATCTGGCAGCACTTCCGGTGCTGGGCGACGACGGCATCGCCGAGGCGCAGCAGGCGCAGGCGACCGCACTTGCCGCCGTCATCGCCACCACCCGCGCGGTCGAGATCGACGACACCGTGCTGCGCGACGTCGAGGCGCGGCTGGCGCTGGTGTCGAATGCCGTGTCGCGCCGCTACTTCCTGCAAGGGGCCGAGCCTTTACGCGCCGCCGGGCTGACACTGGCGTGA
- a CDS encoding ATP phosphoribosyltransferase regulatory subunit, whose protein sequence is MTGLLPEGFHDRLPPFADAAARLERGVLDAARSYGYEQVDPPLAEFEDGLARRLKAGGARDAVRFTDPVSQKTLAIRPDITAQVGRIAATRMGHHPRPLRLSYAGPVLKLRASELRPARAMRQIGIELIGLDSVAAAREVVSVAVEALTAAGLTGLSIDFTLPDLVATLGGDAALAAALDAKDAGAVAAIDASYLPLIEAAGPFAAAIARLRGHAALGSRLDALESIVASLPAGVGLTLDPTERHGFEYQSWLGFSIFAAGTLGEIGRGGTYKVLHDPIAEDGGKEEPAVGVSLYVDPILDAAGRAVERRRLFLPFGTSADDGARMRGEGWVTVAALEAQDTPAAQLCTHVLLKGEVHEA, encoded by the coding sequence ATGACCGGGCTGCTTCCCGAGGGGTTTCACGATCGCCTGCCGCCGTTTGCCGATGCCGCGGCGCGGTTGGAGCGGGGGGTGCTCGATGCGGCGCGGTCCTATGGCTATGAGCAGGTCGACCCGCCGCTCGCCGAGTTCGAGGATGGGCTGGCGCGGCGGTTGAAGGCGGGGGGTGCGCGCGATGCGGTGCGGTTTACCGATCCGGTGTCGCAGAAGACGCTGGCGATCCGGCCCGACATCACCGCGCAGGTCGGGCGGATCGCGGCGACGCGGATGGGCCATCATCCGCGCCCCTTGCGCCTCTCCTACGCCGGGCCGGTGCTGAAGCTGCGCGCGTCGGAGCTGCGCCCGGCGCGGGCGATGCGGCAGATCGGGATCGAGCTGATCGGGCTCGACAGCGTCGCCGCCGCGCGCGAGGTGGTGAGCGTCGCGGTCGAGGCGCTGACGGCGGCGGGACTGACCGGCTTGTCGATCGACTTCACCCTGCCCGATCTGGTCGCGACGCTGGGCGGCGACGCGGCGCTGGCGGCGGCGCTGGACGCCAAGGACGCGGGTGCGGTCGCGGCGATCGATGCGAGCTATCTGCCGCTGATCGAGGCGGCGGGGCCGTTTGCCGCGGCGATCGCGCGGCTGCGGGGGCACGCGGCGCTCGGCAGTCGGCTCGACGCGCTGGAATCGATCGTGGCGTCGCTGCCGGCGGGCGTGGGGCTGACGCTCGACCCGACCGAGCGGCACGGGTTCGAATATCAGAGCTGGCTCGGCTTCTCGATCTTCGCCGCCGGCACGCTCGGCGAAATCGGGCGCGGGGGCACGTACAAGGTGCTGCACGATCCGATCGCGGAAGACGGCGGCAAGGAGGAACCCGCGGTCGGCGTGTCGCTGTACGTCGATCCGATCCTCGACGCCGCGGGTCGCGCGGTCGAGCGGCGGCGGCTGTTCCTGCCGTTCGGCACGTCGGCGGACGACGGCGCGCGGATGCGCGGCGAGGGCTGGGTGACGGTGGCCGCGCTGGAGGCGCAGGACACGCCCGCGGCGCAGCTGTGCACCCACGTCCTGCTGAAGGGCGAGGTGCACGAGGCGTAA
- the serA gene encoding phosphoglycerate dehydrogenase → MPKVLISDKMDPKAAEIFRQRGVEVDEITGKTPDELAAMIGDYDGLAIRSSTKVTKAILDAATNLKVVGRAGIGVDNVDIPAASAKGVVVMNTPFGNSITTAEHAIALMFALARQLPEADASTQAGKWEKNRFMGVELTSKTLGLIGAGNIGSIVADRAQGLKMKVVAFDPFLTPERAVEMGVEKVTLDELLARADFITLHTPLTDQTRNILSADNLAKTKAGVRIINCARGGLIDEAALKAGLDSGHIGGAALDVFVEEPAKASPLFGTPNFVSTPHLGASTSEAQVNVAIQVAEQMADFLVSGGVTNALNMPSLSAEEAPKLKPYMALAEKLGSLVGQLSHGALSGISVEVEGAAAALNQKPITGAVLAGLMRVHSDTVNMVNAPFLAKERGLDVREVRHDREGDYHTLLRVTVRTQAGDRSVAGTLFGNQAPRLVELFGIKVEADLAGHMLYVVNEDAPGFIGRLGSLLGESGVNIGTFHLGRRDAGGEAVLLLSVDDAVTSDLLTKVKALPGVKTAMALAF, encoded by the coding sequence ATGCCCAAAGTCCTGATTTCCGACAAAATGGACCCCAAAGCCGCCGAGATCTTCCGCCAGCGCGGGGTCGAGGTGGACGAGATTACGGGGAAGACCCCGGACGAACTCGCCGCGATGATCGGCGACTATGACGGCCTTGCCATCCGCAGCTCGACCAAGGTGACGAAGGCGATTCTCGACGCGGCGACCAACCTGAAGGTCGTCGGGCGCGCCGGCATCGGCGTCGACAATGTCGATATCCCCGCCGCCTCGGCCAAGGGGGTGGTGGTGATGAACACCCCGTTCGGCAACTCGATCACCACCGCCGAACACGCCATCGCGCTGATGTTCGCGCTCGCCCGGCAATTGCCGGAGGCGGATGCGAGCACGCAGGCCGGCAAGTGGGAGAAGAACCGCTTCATGGGCGTCGAGCTGACGTCCAAGACGCTGGGGCTGATCGGCGCGGGCAACATCGGTTCGATCGTCGCCGATCGCGCGCAGGGGCTGAAGATGAAGGTCGTCGCGTTCGACCCGTTCCTCACGCCGGAGCGCGCGGTCGAGATGGGCGTCGAGAAGGTGACGCTCGACGAGCTGCTGGCGCGCGCCGACTTCATCACGCTGCACACGCCGCTGACCGACCAGACCCGCAACATCCTGTCGGCGGATAATCTCGCCAAGACCAAGGCCGGCGTGCGCATCATCAACTGCGCGCGCGGCGGACTGATCGACGAGGCGGCGTTGAAGGCGGGGCTCGATTCGGGCCACATCGGCGGCGCCGCGCTCGACGTGTTTGTCGAGGAGCCGGCCAAGGCGTCGCCATTGTTCGGCACGCCCAATTTCGTCTCGACCCCGCATCTGGGCGCATCGACCAGCGAGGCGCAGGTCAATGTCGCCATCCAGGTCGCCGAGCAGATGGCCGATTTCCTTGTCTCGGGCGGTGTCACCAACGCGCTGAACATGCCGAGCCTGAGCGCCGAGGAAGCGCCGAAGCTGAAGCCGTATATGGCGCTGGCCGAAAAGCTCGGCTCGCTGGTCGGCCAGCTGTCGCACGGTGCGCTGAGCGGCATTTCGGTCGAGGTCGAGGGCGCAGCGGCGGCGCTGAATCAGAAGCCGATCACCGGCGCGGTGCTCGCGGGGCTGATGCGGGTGCATTCCGACACCGTGAACATGGTCAACGCGCCGTTCCTGGCGAAGGAGCGCGGGCTGGACGTGCGCGAAGTGCGCCACGACCGCGAGGGCGATTACCATACGCTGCTGCGCGTGACGGTGCGCACGCAGGCCGGCGACCGATCGGTCGCGGGCACGCTGTTCGGCAACCAGGCGCCGCGGCTGGTCGAGCTGTTCGGGATCAAGGTCGAGGCCGATCTGGCCGGACACATGCTGTATGTGGTGAACGAGGACGCGCCGGGCTTCATCGGGCGGCTGGGCTCGCTGCTGGGGGAGAGCGGGGTCAACATCGGCACGTTCCACCTTGGGCGGCGTGATGCCGGCGGCGAGGCGGTGCTGCTGCTGAGCGTCGACGACGCGGTGACGTCGGACCTGCTGACGAAGGTGAAGGCGCTGCCGGGGGTGAAGACCGCGATGGCGCTGGCGTTCTGA
- a CDS encoding phosphoserine transaminase, giving the protein MTELPAPPAQTPARPYFSSGPCAKPPGWAPEKLATESLGRSHRSKIGKARLQLCIDLMRELLRLPDTHRIGIVPGSDTGAFEMAMWTMLGARPVTTLAWESFGEGWVTDAVKQLKIDPVVLRADYGQLPDLAAVDWSHDVLFTWNGTTSGVRVPDADWIPADREGLSFADATSAVFAYPIDWAKVDVATFSWQKVLGGEGGHGVLILGPRAVERLESYTPAWPLPKIFRLVSKGKLTEGIFKGETINTPSMLAVEDCIAALEWAKTVGGADGLIARSNANAAALDKIVAERDWLGHLAEDEDTRSRTSVCLTVAGADEAFIKAMAGALEKAGAAYDVAGYRDAPPGLRIWCGATVDVADIEALGPWLDWAYATTKASN; this is encoded by the coding sequence ATGACCGAGTTACCCGCGCCCCCGGCGCAGACGCCTGCACGCCCGTATTTTTCGTCGGGCCCGTGCGCCAAGCCGCCCGGATGGGCTCCCGAAAAGCTCGCCACCGAATCGCTGGGCCGATCGCACCGGTCGAAAATCGGCAAGGCGCGGCTGCAGCTTTGCATCGACCTGATGCGCGAACTGCTCCGCCTGCCCGATACGCACCGCATCGGCATCGTGCCCGGCAGCGACACCGGCGCGTTCGAAATGGCGATGTGGACGATGCTGGGAGCGCGCCCCGTCACCACGCTGGCGTGGGAAAGCTTCGGCGAGGGCTGGGTGACCGATGCGGTCAAGCAGCTGAAGATCGACCCCGTCGTGCTGCGCGCCGATTACGGGCAGCTGCCCGATCTGGCCGCGGTGGACTGGAGCCATGACGTGCTGTTCACCTGGAACGGCACGACGAGCGGCGTGCGCGTTCCCGATGCCGACTGGATCCCGGCGGACCGCGAAGGGCTGTCGTTCGCCGACGCGACGAGCGCAGTCTTCGCCTATCCGATCGACTGGGCGAAGGTCGATGTCGCGACGTTCAGCTGGCAGAAGGTGCTGGGCGGCGAGGGCGGGCACGGCGTGCTGATCCTGGGGCCGCGCGCGGTCGAGCGGCTGGAGAGCTACACCCCGGCGTGGCCGTTGCCCAAAATATTCCGCCTCGTGTCCAAGGGCAAGCTGACCGAGGGCATCTTCAAGGGCGAGACGATCAATACGCCGTCGATGCTGGCGGTCGAGGACTGCATCGCTGCACTCGAATGGGCGAAGACGGTGGGCGGCGCCGATGGCCTGATCGCACGGTCGAACGCCAATGCCGCCGCGCTCGACAAGATCGTCGCCGAGCGCGACTGGCTGGGGCATCTGGCCGAGGACGAGGACACGCGGTCGCGGACCAGCGTGTGCCTGACGGTCGCAGGCGCGGACGAGGCGTTCATCAAGGCGATGGCCGGGGCACTGGAGAAAGCCGGCGCGGCGTACGACGTCGCCGGCTACCGCGACGCGCCGCCGGGCCTGCGCATCTGGTGCGGCGCGACCGTCGATGTCGCCGATATCGAGGCGCTCGGGCCCTGGCTCGATTGGGCCTACGCGACGACGAAGGCTTCCAACTAA
- a CDS encoding extensin family protein, protein MRWGTWARTGAAIGIALSLAACGSGPTRTDLPTRPRNSPPIVLTQPPSRATQACYADLLQQSVRYSALPDRDYGGGCLLTGTLQLIDYGVPTTNLRAMACPLARTFVAWVRYGVVPSGREILGSPVVRVESMGTYACRNTVGTRTINRLSEHAVGNAVDVSAFVLEDGRRITIERDWRNPDPAVQDFLQTVRRSACKRFGTVLSPDYNAAHYNHLHLDLGRGGLCR, encoded by the coding sequence ATGCGGTGGGGAACATGGGCGCGGACCGGGGCCGCAATCGGCATCGCGCTGTCGCTCGCCGCCTGCGGTAGTGGGCCGACCCGCACCGATCTTCCGACGCGCCCGCGCAACTCTCCCCCCATCGTGCTGACCCAGCCCCCCAGCCGCGCGACGCAGGCGTGCTACGCCGACCTGCTTCAACAGAGTGTCCGCTATTCCGCCCTGCCCGACCGCGACTATGGCGGCGGGTGCCTGCTGACCGGCACGCTCCAGCTGATCGACTACGGCGTCCCGACCACCAACCTGCGCGCGATGGCCTGCCCGCTCGCGCGCACGTTCGTCGCCTGGGTCCGCTACGGCGTGGTGCCATCAGGCCGCGAGATCCTGGGCAGCCCGGTCGTGCGGGTCGAAAGCATGGGTACCTATGCCTGCCGCAACACCGTGGGGACGCGCACCATCAACCGCCTGAGCGAACATGCGGTCGGCAACGCCGTCGACGTGTCGGCGTTCGTGCTGGAGGACGGGCGACGCATCACCATCGAGCGCGACTGGCGCAACCCCGACCCGGCGGTGCAGGATTTCCTCCAGACCGTCCGCCGCTCGGCCTGCAAGCGGTTCGGCACCGTGCTGTCACCCGATTACAACGCGGCCCACTACAACCACCTCCACCTCGATCTCGGGCGCGGTGGATTGTGTCGGTAG
- a CDS encoding TIGR00730 family Rossman fold protein: MTDTKVPDRVFPRAKQDAETAAHGVTTPQTAHPAYRLAFQDMDFLLREDLRPVRFQLELLKPELILEEAKIASTFVFYGSARIPEPVKAQAMLDAAPADGPQRKIAERLVEKSRYYDVARELAQMVSNFPLDEAGMRHFVVTSGGGPSIMEAANRGALDVGAESIALNIVLPHEQAPNPYVTPALSMQFHYFALRKMHFLLHARALAAFPGGFGTFDELFELLTLIQTGKIKPIPILLYGRAFWERVVDFPALVEEGVISERDLSLFTFCETAQEGWDIVRKYYEGAGTV, from the coding sequence ATGACAGACACCAAAGTACCGGACCGCGTCTTTCCGCGGGCCAAGCAGGACGCCGAAACCGCAGCCCACGGCGTCACCACTCCCCAGACCGCGCATCCGGCCTACCGCCTCGCCTTCCAGGACATGGACTTCCTGCTGCGGGAGGATCTGCGGCCCGTGCGCTTCCAGCTCGAACTGCTGAAGCCCGAGCTGATCCTCGAGGAAGCGAAGATCGCGTCGACCTTCGTTTTCTACGGATCGGCGCGCATCCCCGAGCCGGTGAAGGCGCAGGCGATGCTCGACGCCGCCCCCGCCGACGGCCCGCAGCGCAAGATCGCCGAACGGCTGGTCGAAAAGTCGCGCTATTACGACGTCGCGCGCGAGTTGGCGCAGATGGTCAGCAATTTCCCCCTCGATGAAGCCGGGATGCGCCACTTCGTCGTCACCTCGGGCGGTGGCCCCTCGATCATGGAGGCGGCGAACCGCGGCGCACTGGACGTCGGTGCCGAATCGATCGCGCTCAACATCGTCCTGCCGCACGAACAGGCGCCGAACCCATATGTGACGCCGGCGCTGAGCATGCAGTTCCACTATTTCGCGCTCAGGAAGATGCACTTCCTGCTCCACGCGCGCGCGCTCGCCGCCTTCCCGGGCGGGTTCGGCACATTCGACGAACTGTTCGAGCTGCTGACGCTGATCCAGACCGGCAAGATCAAGCCGATCCCGATCCTGCTCTACGGCCGCGCCTTCTGGGAGCGCGTCGTCGATTTCCCCGCGCTGGTCGAGGAAGGCGTGATCTCGGAGCGCGACCTGTCGCTCTTCACCTTCTGCGAAACCGCGCAGGAAGGCTGGGACATCGTCCGCAAGTATTATGAGGGCGCCGGCACCGTTTGA
- a CDS encoding c-type cytochrome produces MDNRGNTIAGWVLAGCVAALGLSIASGMAFHGGRPEKMGYPIEGVEESGAGGGAAEAPIATRLATADAAKGQASFAKCAACHTITQGGANGVGPNLYATLGEAIAQGKAGFAFSEALKAKGGKWDFDTMDAWLKSPRKFADGTKMTFAGLGNAEERANVIAYLNAQGSNLPLPAAPAAGAPDAAAAAGEGSNAAAAVEGNATTGATANVVESATPAAGAPSVDPAAKERAPK; encoded by the coding sequence ATGGACAATCGAGGCAACACGATCGCGGGCTGGGTGCTCGCTGGCTGCGTCGCGGCACTGGGTCTCTCGATCGCCAGCGGCATGGCGTTCCACGGCGGGCGCCCGGAGAAGATGGGCTATCCGATCGAGGGCGTCGAGGAATCCGGCGCCGGCGGCGGCGCTGCCGAAGCCCCGATTGCGACCCGCCTCGCCACCGCCGACGCCGCCAAGGGCCAGGCGAGCTTCGCCAAGTGCGCGGCGTGCCACACCATCACGCAGGGCGGCGCGAACGGCGTCGGCCCGAACCTGTACGCGACGCTCGGCGAAGCGATCGCGCAGGGCAAGGCCGGCTTCGCCTTTTCCGAGGCGCTGAAGGCCAAGGGCGGCAAGTGGGACTTCGACACGATGGACGCGTGGCTGAAGAGCCCGCGCAAGTTCGCCGACGGCACCAAGATGACCTTCGCTGGCCTGGGTAATGCCGAGGAACGCGCGAACGTGATCGCGTATCTGAACGCGCAAGGCTCCAACCTGCCGCTCCCCGCCGCTCCGGCAGCGGGCGCGCCCGACGCAGCGGCTGCTGCCGGCGAAGGCTCGAACGCCGCCGCCGCGGTCGAGGGCAATGCTACGACTGGCGCGACCGCGAATGTCGTCGAAAGCGCGACTCCGGCAGCCGGCGCCCCGTCGGTCGATCCGGCGGCGAAGGAACGTGCACCGAAGTAA